The DNA sequence TAcccacttcctttttttaatatttattttttagttttaggtggacacaatatctttattttttatttttatgtggtgttgaggatggaacctagcTCCCCgttgcatgccaggcgagcatgccaccgcttgagccacatccccagccctcccacttCCTTTTAACTGGTCTTTCTTATCCATTCAATTGGCCTTGTTTTCTGAGTACAGTCCATATTTTCCCACCCCTCACCCTTCCTTCGTCTCCTAACTCTCAGTCTCTGGCTATATTAATTTCCTATGTCTGTTGTAACAAAGCACCACAACATCAGTtgcttagaaaaaatatatttattgtctcTTAGTTCTGGGAGCCTAAAGTCTGAACTAGGATGTCCACAGGGTCATGATGTCTCTTTATCCTCTAGGAGAGTACTGCCTTGCCTCTTCCCAGATTCTGGTGGTTTGCTTGCAAtctttggcattccttggcttctAGATGCATCTCTCCAATCCTCCTTCTTCACATAGCATTCTTCTTCTATCTTTGTTTCTTCATATGGCTGTCATATTATATAAGATGACCAAGCATATTGGACTAGGAACCCACCCTACTATggtatgacctcatttaatttatgtgttagtcagctttttattgcatgacaaaatacctgagaaaaacatgtaaaagaggaagtttattttggctcacagtcagaggtttcagtctgaatgaatgaatggtttcAGTCTGGCTCCATTGCTATgagcctgtggtaaggcagactATTATGGTAGAGAGGGCATGGTAGAGCAGAGCTACTCACTTCATgagagccagaaagcagagaacaaGAGGAAGTGGCTAGGGACAAGATGTACTCttcatgcctccagtgacctaggccctacctcctacagtttccaccacctcccaatagttcaTTTATTATGAACCCATCAATagattaattcattcatgaggtcagagccctcatggaccaatcacttcccaaaagccccatctctgaacattgttgtattggggaccaagccctcaACACATAAGTCTTTGAGGggcattccaaatccaaactataatagCTTAGGAATAGACAGTCCCTGACTTATATGATGGGTCAATTTATGAGTTTTTGACTATATGATGGTGTGAAAGTGATAAGCATTCAAtagaaactactttgaattttgatcttttttctgGGCAATATGCTATATGATATATCATTCAGTGCTCAATTCTGTGCAAATGTAAGTGTTCTAAGCATATTTAAAGGCTAAGCTCTGACATTTGGTAGGTGAAGCGTATTCAATTCATTTTCAACttagaatattttcaacttataatgGATTTATGGGGCTGTAacccttttttaaatgaaagagcaTCTATAATCACATCTTTAACaaacctatttccaaataagctcACATTCTGAGATAATAGGAGTCAGGGCCTTAACATCTTTtaacacaattcaacccataacactgGCTGGCCCACATGTTTCTCCTGATACCCAGAGTCCCCTAATCTATATTTTATCCCTTTCCAGTCACCTTTGCTCTAGTCCCTCTCCTCTGGTTGggtcttgtctcagccttccttGCCTGTGTCCCTTCTTTCTGCCTGGACCCTTGTGATTgatacccccacccccatcctttgCCCTCAGCTAACCTCTTGTGCCTCCCCCAGGCATGATGATCTGAAAGAGATGTTGGACACCAACAAGGATTCCCTCAAGCTAGAGGCCATGAAGAGGATTGTGGCggtgagaggggagggaaggggcctTCCATAGGGAGGGTCCTGGGTTTAAAGAGCAGCTCTCCTCAGCTTCTTGGACATTCCCCTAATCAGTGCTGtgcctcttctcttcttcctctgctttGACCCCACTACCCAGATGATTGCCCGTGGGAAGAATGCCTCAGACCTGTTTCCTGCTGTGGTGAAGAACGTGGCCTGTAAGAATATAGAGGTGAGCACTACCCAGTGAGGGGCCTCCCATCCCCCCAGTGCCAGGACTAAACTCAAGCCGGATTGGGAATGATGAAGGAAATGAGTCAGCTCTTGAGGGCCCAACATGCTCAGAAATGTCCCTGATCCAGAAGACATTGGCTACATATCCCTGAACTGGAGATGGATCAGGGTGAAGGGCCTGAAACATTCTCAAGGATGCTATATCCCCCTGAAGAATTTGTCCCAATGGACTGCAACTGACTGGGGTGATGACATCCTGGGAGGTGGATGTACGAGCATCTGCTGAAAAAAATCTCTTGGTGAGAAACCCACTCTCCCCCAGGTGAAGAAGCTTGTCTATGTGTACCTGGTGCGCTACGCTGAGGAACAGCAAGACCTGGCTCTGCTGTCCATCTCCACCTTCCAACGTGGCCTAAAGGTTAGAGATCTCCATTTGCCTTCCTAGGGTCTTAGCTTCATTGGAACTCTGTGGGAAGAGTGGGCCTATATAGAGGCTATGAGCAGGGGAGCAGGCTCTAGAAGTTTCTTCTCATCTGCCAAAAGTTAGGGTCTAAGTCAGAGGACAAGACCAGCCAGGAACTCAGAGAGTGGAGGCCAAGCACAGAAGGGGCATGATAGATCAAGTAGGTACTCAGGGCCCATATCTTTCTACCTCTTAGGAGCCTCTGGTAATGatggtgtcttagtccattttctgtcgCTATAgctgaataccacagactgggtaatctataaagaatagaggtttatttggttcacagttctggagactggaaggcAAGGTTGAGGGGCCATGTCTGGTGAGGAGCTTCTTGCTGGTAGGTATTCTCCAAAGTCCTGAGGTGGCATAGGACATCACATGGTGAGAGGGGCAGATATAAATAACAGAGCCAAATTGGCTTTTATAACAGACCCTCTGTTTATATAAGCCATTAACTCATTAATCTGTGAATTTAGAGCCCTCCTGATATGATCCTCTTTTAAAGGTCCCACCTGATCCTAAGACCTCAAAATgatgattaaatttcaacatcaaTTTTGGTGGAGACAATCCAACTATATCAGTCTGCCTCCAGTATGAATCACATGAGCCCCTGACACTAGAGAACCCCTTAGTCCCTGCCTCCACTGGTGTAAAGATGTGAATTGTGGCCATGGCTGGGTAGAAGTCAACCTCCTGGGGAAGACTTCTGCAGGGGGAGTGACAATCTGGATTCCTCATTCCTTCATGGATAGGTTCACCTGGTTCAGGTATCCATAGAGAACAATGACCGTCAGAACCTTTTTATCTGGAACTCACTAGGGAGGACAGGGTGTTTGCTGAGAACAAATGAGCTACACAGAGAACAACAGTTTATCATGCATGAGAGTAGCCTCCACTTAGAGGCTGAGTTCTAAGATCAGCACAAAGGACAAAAACACATAATGTCAAAACTAACCCTGAGAGTTTCATTCTCAATAAGTTTGGTACAGACAATGGTTTCTGAAGAGGTGGAACAAATCAGTCTTTATTCTGTTTAGCACCACAAGTAGCTGGCTGGTCATGGATGTTTCAGTGTAGTAAAAATGCCTATCTTTAAACTCCTGCATCACATCTATTGTGTAATTTGAGGGAGGCAGAAGTTGAAATCACCAAAAGGGAAGGACAATGGGAAAATTCAAGTCCTCTAGAATGGAGTGATGAGCTGAATCACCATACTTTTTAAACTGTGAATATTCTTACCTTTAGTTTTGTTCTGTCCATGATATAGTATTGAATTCATGTATATTAAGTGCATGCATGAGTCTTTAATGGGTGCTTTCTCCAGGGATCTGCAGAGATCCTCCAGAGATCTTCAAtgaggtgtgactcagtggtagagcagttgcctatctcatgtgccaggccctaaattcaatccctatcactccctctccagaaaaaaaaaaaaattcttccaggGTATAGGCAGCCTTCTTTCTTCACATCAGATTTTCAGCTCTAATTATAGCCTGTAACTTCCctattctttccacatttttagttCAAATACCTGTGAGAGGGACTCTACCTGGCAAGCAGATAATCCATCCTGTTTTTATACAAACAATCCCTCGAATTGCCTATGAAACcctactgttttgttttattggtttaaCACAATATTCAAGCCAAGGtgattctgaattttaattttgtcccTTTCAACTTTATGTCCTCCTCCAAGATAAGCTATTTGGAGAGCACAAACTTTGTTCAAATCTTTGGCATATTATGTTTCCAGGTTGACACCAATCTGTTAATAAACCTTCCccaaccaattttttttaacaagttgtGGATTCACAATGTTTCACTATGTTTAGCCAGTCAGCATTTTCCTGTCTTATAAGGAAGGATCTTAATCAAtagtaagaaacaaatttttaatatttttcatgtacaAAGGGCTATGGGTAATAGAGATAAAACAGAACTGAATTATGTTCTTAAAAATGCTTACGTAttgcctggggttgtggctcagtggtaaagcacttgcctagcatgtgtgaggcactgggttcgattctcagcaccacgtacaaataaataaaataaaggtccatcaacaactaaaaaatatatattttttaaaaagtttacataTTAGGTGAAACAAAAGGGCTATATCAAACATGGCAATGCAGAAAATGTTATGAGAGAGTTTCACCAATGCCTGCCTAAAATCAAGATATAGTACTAACATCTACTAGCCTAGCTGCACTATCAAAAAGGCAAACAGATTTTCTTTTGGTGACTCTacatttatttccaaaaataaaaatgttttttaaaaaaggaaatcagggggctggggttgtggcttagcggtagagtgctcatctcagacgcgcggggccctgggttcgatcctcagcaccatgtaaaaaaataattgagtgaaataaaggtattttgtccaactataaaataaataataaaaaataaaaaagagaaccaGGTTTTAGCAGTTGATGTGTTATGATTTATCTCTAAGGAAATATAGACTcctgttttttaaataagtgctTTAAAACCACCTGTTTAAAAATCAGTTCCAGAATTTTTCTAGGGATTGTCATCAATTTCATCTGTGGTTTTGTGACTCTTTCTCCATTTTAGAAAATCAGGGTAACATCTGTCCTCTAGTATTCCAGCATCTTTTCCATTGTCATTCTTCAAGATTAATAATTTTTAGCTGCTGCTCTTGCTGATGATACTAATAGTGGGAAGACAGCCCTAAGCTCTATGATTATAATACAGTGTGTCTAGAGATTATCAGATATATAGAGGATGCAATAGAAGTAAAGAGGAGGGTGTTATGCAGCTACTCTGTCTTAAACACTGTGGAAGAAGAGCAGTTGTTGAGAGGTTGCTGGGAGAGAAGAATTTAAGGGTGACCTCTTTGGAAGAAAGACCAACTTGCATTTGCTGGCAGAACCTCAGGCATAAAAAGACTCTCCAAAAGAACTCTAGGGATTCTGAAGGTTTTTCACTTTTTCTGAAGGCAATGCTGCCCCTTGCCACACCTGTCCAGGTGTCATATTTCTTCAGCCAGAGCCAAGAGTCAGTGCCTGCAGGCAATGCCCCCAAATTCTCCAATACTGGCACCTTATCCAGGCTCAGTTCAGGAAGCAGGGATTCAACAGCTGGTCGTAGTAGCCAGAGATAGTGACCTCCAGAGGTGTGGTGTCCCCATCCATCAGGGCACTGGTGCCCTCTCACAGCTCTGCCTCCACCTCTGCTCTTAGGATCCCAACCAACTGATTCGTGCCAGTGCCCTCCGCGTCCTTTCTAGCATCCGTGTGCCCATTATAGTGCCCATCATGATGCTAGCCATCAAGGAAGCTGCCTCAGACATGTCACCCTATGTGCGGAAAACTGCTGCCCATGCCATCCCTAAACTCTACAGGTATGTCCCAGCCTTGGCCTTCTCTCCTCAGGGTTCTCACTGGTTCTTAAACCCCAAACTCACCCTGCCTTCTCTCAAGTCTTACAGATTGAGAGTTTAAAATAAtatggggagctggggatgtggctcaagcggtagcgtgctcacctggcatacttgcggcccgggttcgctcctcagcaccacatacaaaaacaaagatgttgtgtccgccaataactaaaaaataaatattaaaaaattctctctctctttaaaaataaataaataaataaataaaataatatgggaACTGAGTTGGAGGACAGTGGGGGCTCACATCTCTGGATGAATAGGGCTGGGGTACAGGAGGTGAACATGGTTTGGGCAGATACTGAAAAAAATGCGGATAGGATGGAGTAAATCCTATCAACAATTTCTCCCTCAGTTTGGACTCTGACCAGAAGGACCAACTAATAGAAGTCATTGAGAAGCTTCTGGCTGACAAGACTACGGTGAGTGTAATGGGCACATGGGGGGAGTGGAGAAAATGTTGGAGCAGGTGCTGCCCCAGGATCCTTTGTCCTTCCTGTTCACTTTCTCTTGCCTTTGTTCCCCAGCTGGTGGCAGGCAGCGTGGTGATGGCTTTCGAGGAGGTATGTCCAGAGCGCATCGACCTGATTCACAAAAACTACCGGAAACTCTGTAATTTGCTCATTGA is a window from the Urocitellus parryii isolate mUroPar1 chromosome 6, mUroPar1.hap1, whole genome shotgun sequence genome containing:
- the Ap3b2 gene encoding AP-3 complex subunit beta-2 isoform X4, giving the protein MSTAPAYSEDKGGSAGPGEPEYGHDPASGGIFSSDYKRHDDLKEMLDTNKDSLKLEAMKRIVAMIARGKNASDLFPAVVKNVACKNIEVKKLVYVYLVRYAEEQQDLALLSISTFQRGLKEPLVMMSASSMNHMSP